From Paenibacillus sp. PK3_47, the proteins below share one genomic window:
- a CDS encoding DUF4440 domain-containing protein: METKRVDLIREELLRLEEKLLTPEIRTSVKELSLLLAEEFFEYGSSGKVWRIKDGIGSNGIGVVKMQLSDFEIHPLSENIVLATYKIFNEEKEQHSLRSSIWKYEDLKWRMVFHQGTPIV; the protein is encoded by the coding sequence ATGGAAACAAAACGCGTTGATTTAATCCGTGAAGAGCTGTTAAGACTGGAAGAAAAGCTATTAACACCAGAGATACGTACTTCCGTAAAAGAACTCTCATTATTGCTTGCAGAGGAGTTCTTTGAATATGGAAGCTCGGGGAAGGTGTGGCGCATAAAAGATGGGATAGGCTCAAATGGAATAGGTGTTGTTAAAATGCAATTAAGTGATTTTGAAATTCACCCTTTATCTGAAAATATTGTTTTAGCAACATATAAAATATTCAATGAAGAAAAAGAGCAACATTCGCTACGCAGTTCAATATGGAAATATGAAGATTTGAAATGGCGTATGGTATTCCATCAAGGAACACCAATTGTCTAA